Proteins found in one Candidatus Schekmanbacteria bacterium genomic segment:
- a CDS encoding radical SAM protein — MKVLLLNPPARKREYENIVVPPLGLAYLSSSAKAKGFDIEILDAFALGINWDKLREEVRKIKPDILAIGGMSPVIDTSFRAAKLLRNDVNMIVMGGPHITAFGERVFEDCPEIDIGVAGEGEITFCELLDYIERGKDYSSVKGLILREGKTQSRELIADVDSIPFPDRTSLPNERYRYPFAWEGPVTTMFTSRGCPYRCVFCDKSVFGSQWRGRSAENIISEIEMIVSEYGTKNFIFYDDLFTLKRDRVLEICSKIEERKIDIKWKCEGRVDRIDKEMLKAMKSAGCRVIAFGVESGNQKGIDYLKKNLDLSKVKNAFQMARDEGIETIAYFILGIPNETYEDEKRTVEFAVEINPTYAQFSTLSPYYGTWIYDEAVKRGWYKETSAKNPLDKDLKRPVIISDNWSEEKLQKIIRYAYRKFFLRPSYLLDRVRAVIKSPTRIKNLFKSGWSVVKWLLSKG; from the coding sequence ATGAAAGTGCTTCTTTTAAATCCGCCTGCAAGAAAACGTGAATATGAGAATATAGTTGTCCCTCCCTTGGGGCTTGCTTATCTTTCCTCCTCTGCAAAAGCCAAGGGTTTTGATATTGAAATTCTTGACGCCTTTGCTCTTGGCATAAATTGGGACAAACTTCGGGAAGAAGTAAGAAAAATAAAACCTGACATATTGGCAATCGGAGGTATGAGTCCTGTAATCGATACCTCATTCAGGGCGGCTAAACTTTTGAGAAATGATGTGAATATGATTGTTATGGGAGGGCCTCATATTACGGCATTCGGCGAAAGAGTTTTCGAGGATTGTCCTGAAATAGATATAGGAGTTGCAGGTGAAGGCGAAATAACATTTTGCGAATTGCTCGATTATATTGAGAGGGGAAAAGATTATTCCTCGGTCAAAGGGCTCATTTTAAGAGAAGGTAAAACTCAAAGCCGAGAATTGATAGCTGATGTAGATTCAATTCCTTTTCCAGACAGGACATCCCTTCCAAATGAAAGATACCGTTATCCCTTTGCGTGGGAAGGGCCTGTTACAACTATGTTTACTTCACGAGGTTGCCCTTATCGTTGTGTTTTCTGTGACAAATCGGTTTTTGGCAGCCAATGGCGCGGCAGAAGCGCTGAAAATATCATTTCTGAAATCGAAATGATTGTAAGTGAATATGGAACTAAAAATTTCATATTTTATGATGATTTGTTTACTCTTAAGAGAGACAGGGTTCTGGAAATATGCAGTAAAATAGAGGAGCGAAAAATTGATATAAAGTGGAAATGTGAAGGCAGAGTTGACAGAATTGACAAAGAGATGCTGAAGGCAATGAAGTCTGCAGGGTGCCGTGTAATTGCCTTTGGAGTCGAAAGCGGAAATCAAAAGGGGATTGATTATCTGAAAAAAAATTTAGACCTTTCAAAGGTAAAAAATGCTTTTCAGATGGCTCGAGACGAGGGGATTGAAACAATTGCATATTTCATCCTTGGAATACCCAATGAAACCTATGAAGATGAGAAGAGGACTGTAGAGTTTGCAGTTGAAATAAATCCCACATATGCTCAATTCAGCACTCTTTCTCCCTATTATGGTACATGGATTTATGATGAGGCAGTTAAAAGAGGATGGTATAAGGAAACATCTGCAAAGAATCCTTTGGATAAAGATTTGAAAAGGCCTGTAATAATTTCAGACAATTGGAGTGAAGAAAAGCTTCAGAAGATAATCCGCTATGCTTATAGAAAGTTTTTTCTAAGGCCATCTTATTTACTAGATAGAGTCAGGGCTGT